One stretch of Candidatus Obscuribacterales bacterium DNA includes these proteins:
- the recF gene encoding DNA replication/repair protein RecF codes for MYLKSLHLRHFRNYHDQAVMFQAPKTILVGDNAQGKSNLLEAVELLATLRSHRASRDRDLVQDDQASGSITATLDRDTGPVDLSILVRSSGRRTLRHNGQPLRRQVDFLGVMNAVQFSSLDLELVRGGPGLRRDWLDVLLTQLEPIYAHLLQQYNATLRQRNALLRQVHGGLAADPTQLAIWDSQLATIGTHVIRRRARAIQRIAPIAAQWHHAISDRTETLDMRYASNVSLAQDDPTAIQQAFLDQIQQRAIAEQHQGTSLVGPHRDDVDFRINRTPARQYGSQGQQRTLVLSIKLAELKLIEMVIGEPPLLLLDDVLAELDLTRQNKLLETIQDRFQTLITTTHLSAFDAQWLRSSHVLTVQSGSIKT; via the coding sequence ATGTATTTGAAATCTTTGCACCTCCGCCATTTTCGTAACTACCACGACCAAGCGGTGATGTTCCAAGCGCCCAAAACTATCTTGGTGGGCGACAATGCCCAGGGAAAATCCAATCTACTAGAGGCGGTAGAACTTCTGGCAACCTTGCGATCGCACCGAGCCAGCCGCGATCGGGACTTGGTGCAGGATGATCAAGCCAGTGGTTCCATCACCGCCACCCTCGATCGAGACACCGGCCCGGTCGATCTATCTATTCTCGTGCGCAGCAGCGGTCGCCGCACCCTGCGCCATAATGGCCAGCCCCTGCGCCGCCAGGTTGATTTTCTGGGCGTGATGAATGCCGTCCAGTTTTCCAGCTTAGACCTAGAACTGGTGCGCGGTGGGCCGGGTCTACGGCGCGATTGGCTAGATGTGCTCCTCACCCAGCTCGAACCCATCTACGCCCATCTGCTCCAGCAATATAACGCCACCCTCCGTCAGCGCAATGCCCTGCTGCGCCAAGTCCATGGCGGTCTCGCTGCCGATCCAACCCAACTGGCCATTTGGGACAGCCAGTTGGCCACCATCGGCACCCATGTCATCCGCCGTCGGGCCCGGGCCATTCAACGCATTGCGCCCATTGCCGCCCAGTGGCACCACGCCATCAGCGATCGCACCGAAACCTTGGATATGCGCTACGCCTCCAATGTCTCCCTCGCCCAGGATGATCCCACCGCCATTCAGCAAGCCTTTTTAGATCAAATCCAGCAGCGGGCGATCGCTGAACAGCACCAAGGCACCAGCCTCGTGGGTCCTCACCGAGACGATGTAGACTTTCGCATCAACCGCACCCCAGCCCGCCAGTATGGCTCCCAAGGACAACAGCGCACTCTAGTCCTATCGATTAAACTAGCGGAACTGAAACTTATTGAAATGGTGATCGGTGAACCGCCGCTGTTGCTCCTAGACGATGTGTTGGCAGAGCTAGATCTCACCCGTCAGAACAAACTGCTGGAGACCATTCAAGATCGCTTTCAAACTCTGATCACCACCACCCACCTCAGTGCTTTCGATGCCCAGTGGCTGCGATCGTCCCATGTCTTGACCGTGCAATCCGGCAGTATTAAAACCTAG
- a CDS encoding WcaF family extracellular polysaccharide biosynthesis acetyltransferase has protein sequence MTREFHPVSKSLPCPPPSVPSVLNPEATSIVNLSTYRIGSFQRGRPSWVVMLWWLVQAIAFPLTPHPCNGLRVALLRLFGARLGQGVVIRPTARITFPWRVAIGDHSWIGDHVVLYSLAPIHIGCHCVISQRSYLCTGSHDVASPQFDLQTAPITVGNGAWVATDCFIAAGVTIGANAVVGVRSTVLSSLPNQWICWGTPCRPHHPRLMQSQDNPGQAH, from the coding sequence ATGACTCGTGAGTTTCACCCTGTATCCAAGTCCTTGCCCTGTCCACCTCCTTCTGTTCCTTCCGTCCTGAACCCCGAGGCTACCTCCATCGTTAATTTGTCCACCTACCGCATCGGTTCTTTTCAGCGGGGGCGACCTAGTTGGGTGGTGATGCTGTGGTGGCTCGTGCAAGCGATCGCCTTTCCCTTGACGCCCCATCCCTGCAATGGTCTACGAGTAGCACTGCTGCGATTGTTCGGAGCCCGCCTAGGACAAGGGGTTGTGATTCGCCCCACCGCTCGAATTACCTTTCCCTGGCGAGTGGCCATCGGCGACCATAGCTGGATTGGCGACCACGTGGTGCTCTACAGTCTGGCTCCTATCCACATTGGCTGCCACTGCGTGATTTCCCAACGTAGTTATCTATGCACTGGCAGTCACGATGTCGCATCGCCCCAGTTTGATCTACAAACAGCGCCGATTACGGTCGGCAACGGCGCATGGGTGGCTACCGATTGCTTCATCGCTGCCGGGGTCACTATTGGCGCAAATGCTGTGGTCGGCGTTCGCAGCACCGTCCTCAGCTCGTTACCCAATCAATGGATTTGCTGGGGTACTCCCTGCCGTCCCCACCATCCCCGCCTCATGCAGTCTCAGGACAACCCTGGCCAAGCTCACTAG
- a CDS encoding DUF2283 domain-containing protein, producing MKIHYDAEVDVLSIIFIDTTVITKYFEKGIAVDYAEDGQLAGIEVLAATKQFGGKSTLQQVVIEGLGLASSGF from the coding sequence ATGAAGATTCATTACGATGCTGAGGTGGATGTGTTGAGTATCATCTTTATCGATACGACGGTGATCACCAAGTATTTCGAAAAGGGGATCGCGGTGGACTATGCAGAGGATGGGCAACTGGCCGGGATTGAGGTTTTGGCAGCAACCAAGCAGTTTGGCGGCAAATCTACCCTACAGCAAGTCGTGATTGAGGGTCTGGGTCTGGCTTCGTCAGGGTTCTAG